A single genomic interval of Musa acuminata AAA Group cultivar baxijiao chromosome BXJ3-4, Cavendish_Baxijiao_AAA, whole genome shotgun sequence harbors:
- the LOC135635637 gene encoding non-specific lipid transfer protein GPI-anchored 5-like produces the protein MISITLTITSSSSERSLEMAKSLMMMGFVMALVTVLPGLASAQSGCTAVILGLAPCLSYITGNSSTPSSSCCTQLARVVKSRPACLCSVLNGGASSLGITINQTRALAMPGACKVQTPPVSACSAVSSGPAAAPEASRATTPETPSTPSVPASPKTETPSPPSVPSSATAARPSTPSTPTAGSGSKATPSTTGATSDGSSYKPSSSLMTSVLYVAGCILLMANL, from the exons ATGATTTCCATCACACTAACGATTACCTCTTCGTCCTCCGAGAGATCGCTGGAAATGGCGAAGAGTTTGATGATGATGGGGTTCGTCATGGCGTTGGTGACCGTGCTCCCGGGCCTCGCGTCGGCACAGTCGGGCTGCACGGCCGTGATCCTCGGCCTCGCTCCGTGCCTGAGCTACATCACCGGCAACTCCTCCACCCCTTCCTCCTCGTGCTGCACGCAGCTCGCCCGCGTCGTGAAGTCGCGGCCGGCGTGCCTCTGCTCGGTGCTCAACGGCGGGGCGTCGTCGTTGGGGATCACCATTAACCAGACCCGGGCGTTGGCCATGCCCGGAGCCTGCAAGGTCCAGACTCCGCCGGTTAGCGCGTGCAGTG CTGTGAGCAGTGGGCCAGCAGCTGCGCCAGAGGCTTCTCGCGCGACGACTCCGGAGACCCCATCGACGCCGTCTGTCCCTGCCAGCCCCAAAACGGAGACACCATCGCCGCCGTCGGTTCCCAGCAGCGCCACTGCCGCAAGACCTTCTACACCATCAACTCCAACCGCAG GAAGCGGATCGAAGGCTACGCCCTCAACTACTGGAGCAACTTCGGATGGGAGTTCTTACAAGCCAAGCAGTTCTCTGATGACTTCAGTCCTCTATGTAGCTGGATGCATCTTGTTGATGGCCAATCTGTGA
- the LOC135584817 gene encoding FCS-Like Zinc finger 8-like, with amino-acid sequence MHQPNIFLWKRSRAVGGKQGLMSSFHGGSSCGKPPASSLLPSARLSEAAMSPTSTPETRNLSSIGNHIPPFDAITTSSASVSDTKQHPWRNRGSRPTGLGIIDALSDEQFDTKPQRSMVLLGTKQKIQVPSLCPTSNSPVGSPIEFGIKNRDSQLALLSPARSSPGSEMPASSPRVFAGSNFSMSEMELSEDYTCVIFHGPNPRTTHIFDSCAVEQCGDGFTRSTKSRSFAADSRGYPLNDSLSFCYACKKNVEQGKETFMYKGEKAFCSSECCIKGMFDEYGIETSAQRSHHSQCDPCF; translated from the exons ATGCACCAACCAAACATCTTTCTTTGGAAGAGATCCAGAGCAGTCGGTGGCAAACAAGGCCTGATGTCATCTTTCCATGGCGGCAGCAGCTGTGGCAAGCCCCCAGCTTCCTCACTTTTGCCCTCTGCAAGGCTCTCTGAGGCTGCCATGAGCCCAACCTCCACACCAGAAACCAGAAACTTGTCTTCCATTGGCAATCATATCCCCCCTTTTGATGCGATTACCACTAGCAGCGCCTCTGTTTCAGACACCAAGCAGCATCCATGGAGAAATCGAGGCTCGAGACCCACTGGGCTCGGCATCATCGACGCTCTCAGTGACGAACAGTTCGACACCAAGCCACAGCGCAGTATGGTTCTGCTCGGAACAAAGCAGAAGATCCAAGTTCCTTCCCTTTGTCCGACCTCCAACTCGCCGGTTGGGTCCCCGATCGAGTTCGGCATCAAGAACAGAGACTCCCAGTTGGCTCTCCTTTCTCCTGCCCGGAGCTCTCCCGGCTCGGAGATGCCAGCTTCCTCCCCTCGGGTCTTCGCCGGAAGCAACTTCTCCATGAGCGAGATGGAGCTCTCGGAGGACTACACCTGCGTGATCTTTCATGGCCCGAATCCGAGGACTACACACATCTTCGACAGCTGCGCAGTGGAGCAGTGCGGAGATGGCTTCACTCGATCAACCAAAAGCCGCAGCTTTGCAGCTGACAGCAGAGGGTATCCTTTGAATGATTCCTTGAGCTTCTGCTACGCATGCAAGAAGAATGTTGAGCAAGGAAAGGAAACCTTCATGTATAA AGGTGAGAAGGCATTTTGCAGTAGTGAATGCTGCATCAAAGGGATGTTCGATGAGTATGGGATAGAGACAAGTGCTCAGAGGAGTCATCACTCACAATGTGATCCATGCTTCTAA
- the LOC103983106 gene encoding type IV inositol polyphosphate 5-phosphatase 7-like codes for MRDENSIKTKLSWSKTLVRKWFNIKSKPQDFHADDDVVVEREGDGEWRTNFTERETCTVKKSRTERLNKKNSERVQRGRFDVDVDQVADVEDYKIFVSTWNVGGKSPPKNLNLEEWIHASPPADIYVLGFQEIVPLNAGNVLGAEDNLPAKKWLSLIRKTLNTLPGTCSSGNYSILSPLPDPLVELDADFEGSSTRQKNLSLLHRRSFHSMSRSLRIDGDIMAMQPRLDRRFSVCDRTSIASRPSNFDPSFRCGGSSDDEKLGGESPSTDIFSPMSYVYGAPQYLEERERSSLRSNSRYCLVASKQMVGIFLTIWVRSEIRGDVKNLKVSCVGRGLMGYLGNKGSISISMSFHRTSFCFICSHLTSGQKEGDELRRNSDVMEILRKTRFPRVHRVCDEKSPETILDHDRIIWLGDLNYRIALSYQSAKALVEMHNWRALLEKDQLRIERRCGRVFEGWKEGRIFFPPTYKYSNNSDRYAGDDTHRKEKRRTPAWCDRILWCGRGLTQLAYLHGESRFSDHRPVYSIFTAEVEITNHNQVTNMGCSSSRIEVEELLPYSHGFTEFSFY; via the exons ATGAGAGATGAGAACTCGATAAAAACCAAG CTATCATGGTCCAAGACGCTTGTTAGAAAATGGTTCAACATCAAGAGCAAACCTCAGGACTTCCATGCAGACGATGATGTTGTTGTTGAAAGAG AAGGTGATGGGGAATGGCGGACCAACTTCACAGAGAGGGAGACATGCACAGTTAAGAAAAGCAGAACAG AACGATTGAACAAAAAGAATTCAGAACGAGTTCAGCGAGGAAGATTTGATGTTGATGTGGATCAAGTTGCAGATGTTGAGGACTATAA AATTTTTGTCTCGACATGGAATGTAGGtgggaaatctccaccaaaaaattTGAATCTTGAAGAATGGATCCATGCTTCACCGCCGGCAGACATTTACGTTCTGGG ATTTCAAGAGATTGTTCCTCTCAATGCTGGAAATGTTCTTGGTGCAGAAGACAATCTTCCAGCAAAGAAATGGTTGTCACTCATTAGAAAGACACTGAACACTCTTCCGGGCACTTGTAGTTCCGGCAACTACAGTATACTGTCCCCTCTTCCCGATCCGCTTGTGGAGCTAGATGCTGATTTTGAGGGCTCCTCAACGAGGCAAAAGAATTTATCATTGCTTCACCGACGTTCATTCCATTCCATGAGTCGCAGTTTAAGAATTGATGGTGATATCATGGCAATGCAACCAAGGCTGGATCGCCGGTTCAGTGTTTGTGATCGGACAAGCATTGCAAGCAGACCAAGTAATTTTGATCCCAGTTTTAGATGTGGAGGTTCATCTGATGATGAGAAACTTGGGGGAGAATCTCCTTCGACAGATATTTTTTCACCAATGTCTTATGTCTATGGTGCTCCACAATATTTGGAAGAAAGGGAGAGATCATCCCTCCGCTCTAA TTCCAGGTATTGCTTGGTTGCAAGTAAGCAGATGGTTGGCATATTTCTAACAATTTGGGTGAGAAGCGAAATAAGAGGTGATGTGAAGAACTTGAAGGTTTCCTGTGTTGGCAGAGGATTAATGGGTTATCTTGGCAATAAG GGTTCAATATCAATCAGCATGTCTTTTCACCGAACAAGCTTCTGTTTCATCTGTAGTCATTTGACCTCGGGACAGAAAGAGGGGGATGAACTACGGAGGAACTCAGATGTGATGGAAATTTTAAGAAAGACTAGGTTTCCTCGGGTGCACAGAGTATGTGATGAGAAGTCTCCTGAAACAATTCTTGATCATGA TCGTATCATATGGCTTGGTGATTTAAACTACCGCATCGCTCTTTCCTATCAGTCAGCAAAGGCTTTAGTTGAGATGCACAACTGGAGAGCTTTGTTGGAAAAAGATCAG CTTCGAATAGAGCGCAGATGTGGCCGTGTTTTCGAGGGATGGAAAGAAGGAAGAATATTTTTTCCTCCAACCTATAAATATTCAAATAACTCAGATAGATACGCAGGGGATGACACACACCGAAAAGAGAAGCGGCGGACACCTGCATG GTGTGACCGCATTTTATGGTGTGGAAGAGGCCTTACTCAATTGGCTTATCTACATGGAGAGTCTAGATTCTCTGATCACAGACCTGTATACAGCATTTTCACTGCAGAGGTAGAAATTACCAATCACAACCAAGTTACGAACATGGGTTGCTCTAGCTCTCGGATTGAGGTGGAAgaactcttgccctactcacatgGTTTCACAGAGTTCAGTTTCTACTGA
- the LOC135634818 gene encoding uncharacterized protein LOC135634818 produces MDCLRVAVQHASATSQLVHLGGQKPLDKCLIKQHFSDRSLLLSLLRSSSHFNNISLRSFSRPQRMQTDSSAVPPNHDHRKQEPEITLRPFDLSDVGAFMTWASDPRVTRFQRRGPCTSEEDARRYLADHVLPHPWYRAICVDGRPVGSINAKPGQGEERFKASIAYRLAYQHWGRGIATAALRAAVSSLLEEWPHLERLEAIAEVENPASQRVLEKAGFLREGLLRKYVMLHGKSRDVVMYSLLATGPNSDDI; encoded by the coding sequence ATGGATTGTTTAAGGGTTGCAGTCCAGCACGCATCTGCAACAAGTCAATTAGTCCACCTTGGCGGCCAAAAGCCACTTGACAAGTGTTTGATAAAACAACACTTTAGCGACCGATCTCTTCTGCTCTCTCTCCTTCGATCCTCCTCGCATTTCAACAACATCTCTCTACGAAGCTTCTCTCGTCCCCAAAGAATGCAAACAGACTCCTCCGCCGTCCCACCCAACCACGATCACAGGAAGCAGGAACCAGAGATCACCTTGAGGCCCTTCGACCTCTCCGACGTCGGCGCCTTCATGACATGGGCGTCGGACCCCCGCGTCACCCGCTTCCAGCGCCGCGGCCCGTGCACAAGCGAGGAGGACGCGCGGCGGTACCTGGCGGACCACGTCCTGCCGCACCCATGGTACCGAGCCATCTGCGTCGACGGCCGCCCCGTGGGCTCCATCAACGCCAAGCCCGGCCAGGGCGAGGAGCGCTTCAAGGCCTCCATCGCCTACCGCCTGGCCTACCAACATTGGGGCCGCGGCATAGCCACGGCTGCGCTCAGGGCGGCCGTTTCCTCTCTCCTCGAGGAGTGGCCGCACTTGGAGAGGCTGGAGGCGATCGCCGAGGTGGAAAATCCGGCGTCGCAGCGGGTGCTGGAGAAGGCCGGGTTTCTGAGAGAAGGGCTGCTGAGAAAGTACGTCATGTTGCATGGGAAGAGCAGAGATGTGGTGATGTATAGTTTACTGGCTACCGGCCCAAACTCCGATGACATCTGA
- the LOC103983100 gene encoding ferredoxin C 1, chloroplastic, translating into MGSNLCLCLSLKMKGEACDHLILDPRRPQSEAFSSTQHMATSLLHFPTTTTSRLILKPGIRHRQVKLARFPSLRLRVAAYKVTIEHEGERRTLEVAEDETILERALEEGLEVSHDCKLGVCMTCPARLVSGAVDQSEGMLSDDVVERGYALLCASYPRSDCHIRTIPEEELLALQLATAND; encoded by the coding sequence ATGGGAAGTAACTTGTGCCTCTGCCTTTCATTGAAAATGAAAGGAGAGGCTTGCGACCACCTTATCCTCGATCCCCGCAGGCCGCAGTCCGAAGCGTTCTCTTCCACACAGCACATGGCGACGTCGCTCCTCCacttccccaccaccaccacctctcgCCTCATCCTGAAGCCCGGCATCCGCCACCGCCAGGTCAAGCTCGCCCGCTTCCCCTCCCTCCGCCTCCGGGTGGCGGCGTACAAGGTGACGATAGAACACGAGGGGGAGCGGCGGACGCTGGAGGTGGCGGAGGACGAGACGATACTGGAACGGGCGCTGGAGGAGGGGCTGGAGGTGTCGCACGACTGCAAGCTAGGGGTGTGCATGACGTGTCCCGCCCGGCTAGTGAGCGGCGCCGTGGACCAGAGCGAGGGCATGCTCAGCGACGACGTCGTCGAGCGCGGCTACGCCCTCCTCTGCGCTTCTTACCCCCGCTCCGACTGCCACATCCGCACCATCCCCGAGGAGGAGCTCCTCGCCCTCCAGCTCGCCACCGCCAACGACTGA
- the LOC135635989 gene encoding uncharacterized protein LOC135635989, translating into MEIELVKCECCGLREDCTRDYISSVKANFDGKWFCGLCSEAVKDERSRLRRKDVQGVVEEAIRAHMSFCRRTMSNPAVRVADGMRQMLRRRSGDLSKPSTVTASPKRFGRAAAGTSQVSLF; encoded by the coding sequence ATGGAGATCGAGCTGGTGAAGTGCGAGTGCTGCGGGCTACGTGAGGACTGCACCAGAGACTACATCAGCAGCGTGAAGGCCAACTTCGACGGCAAATGGTTCTGCGGGCTGTGCTCCGAAGCGGTGAAGGACGAGCGGAGCAGGCTGCGGAGGAAGGACGTCCAGGGGGTGGTGGAGGAGGCCATCAGAGCCCACATGTCCTTCTGCCGGCGAACCATGTCCAACCCTGCCGTCCGGGTGGCCGATGGCATGCGGCAGATGCTGCGTAGGAGATCCGGCGACTTGTCGAAGCCGTCGACGGTCACAGCATCTCCCAAGAGATTTGGAAGGGCGGCAGCGGGCACATCGCAGGTCTCGCTGTTCTGA